GCCATTTTGGGTATATTTTCTGCTGGGAAGCGCATATTTTCATCAATTTCTTTTGCGATTGGTTTTACCTCTTTTTCTGCAAATTCGCGATACATTTCTTGTAATTGTTGGTTATTTTCATCTTGTATAAAATTCATATCAATTACCTACCTTTCTTTTTTTTAAAGTGTTTGGTTATTGTGTTTTATTAGTTGACACCATCTATTGGAGAGCATACTTTACCTGGATTCATAATAGAATTCGGATCAAAAGTTTTTTTAATGCCTTTCATTAATTCCATATTTACTTTTCCAACGCACTCTTCTAAATAGCTGATCTTTCCACTACCTATTCCATGTTCTCCTGAAACAAGTCCGCCACAATCTATTGCTTCTTTATAAATAATATCAAAGAATTTCTCAACTCTTATTTTAAATTCTGCTTCATCTAAATCATTACTACATTGGTATATGTGAAGATTCCCATCTCCTGCATGTCCAAAACTCTTAATAGTTAATCCACACTCTTCGCCAACCTTATTTGCAAACGCAAGATAAGAAGCAATTTTATTTATTGGAACTACCACATCACATTCATCTAATAATTTTGTTTCTGCAAGAATTGCATCTAAGAAACTAGAACGTGCAGCCCATGCATCTTTAATTTTTGAAGGTGTATCAGCTACAAGAACATCAATTGCTCCTGCTTCTAATACTATTTCACTTGCTTGTTCAATAAGGTCATTTAATTCATCTTCACTACTTGCATCTAAAGTAACAAGTAAATAAGCATTTGCAGTTACCCCATTAATTACTTGAGGGAATACACTCTTTCCAATATATCTTTCACTACATAAAACAATTTCTCTTTCCATAAATTCCAATGCTTGTGGATTCATGTGTTCCATTTTAAATTTAGGAACAGCAGAAATACAATCATCTAAATTTTCAAAAGGAATAATTAAACTTGCAACTTCCTTTGGTGCTACAATTGTTTTCAAAGTAAGTTCTGTAATAATTCCAAGGGTACCTTCTGAACCAATCATTAAATTTAAAAGGCTGTAACCTGAACTTGTTTTTGATACTGTAGCTCCAAACTTAGTAATTTCTCCTGTTGGTAGAACAACTGTCATTGCGCGTACGTAATCACGTGTTGCGCCATATTTAACAGCTCTCATTCCACCAGCATTGGTTGCAACGTTTCCGCCTAGACAAGCGAGTTTTTCACCAGGATCTGGAGCATAAAGTAATCCTTGTTTTGCACAATCCTCTGCAAGATCCTTGAGAAGTACTCCTGCCTCTACATGAACAACAAAATTTTCTAAGTCATAAGAAAGTATTTTATTCATCTTTGTAATATCAATTAAAACTCCTCCGAGTAGTGGAACTGCTCCTCCTGCAAGTCCTGTTCCTGCTCCTCTTGGAGTTACTGGTATCTTATTTTCATTACATATTTTCACTACTGCAGCAACTTCCTCTGTAGAGTGTGCAATAAATACAACTTGCGGGGCTTTTTTCCCATATATAGGCATTTCATCATGAGAATAATCTTCATTGATATCATCACCTGTTAAAATATGTCCTGGAGCTGCCCCCTGTAATTGTAAGATTAATTCTTCTGTCAATTGATTATACTTAACCATAATAATCCTTCCTTTCTAAACTTTTTCTTACTAGATATTATTTATTGGTACTATGGTATGACCACTTTATTTAAGTTTATCACAATATCTAAGACAATTCAATCATTTATACAAATTTTAAGTAAACATTTACATTGCAGATATTAAAATAAAGGGAGATCATGCTTGCACTGCTTTACCAAATGGTAATGCAGCGACTAATGTAACAAAAATACTCCCTTTAGTGCCTTTATTTTGCTTTTACTTTTTTCATTTCTTCAATCATAACTGGAAGAATTTCATTTACATTTCCAATAATACTTATATCTGCAATTTCAAAAATTGGAGCTTCCTCATCTTTATTAATTGCCACAATATACTTAGCACCTGTCATTCCAGATGTATGTTGTGTTGCTCCAGAAAGACCACAAGCAATATAAAGTTTTGGTGCTACAATCTTTCCTGATTGTCCAACTTGGTGTGTACGACAAATCCATCCATCTTCAATTGCTGGTCTTGTTGCACCTACCTCACCACCAAGTACACGTGCTAATTCTTCAACAAGTTTAAAATTTTCTACATTTCCCATTCCACGTCCACCAGAAACAATAACTTGTGCTTCTTCTAAATTGACAGTTTCACAAATATCTTTTACTGTATCAATAATTTTTGCCCTAACAACACTCGCTGGAATTTCTATTTTTTTCTCTGTAACACCTGCATTTGAAGCAGCCTCTGGTTTTGAAAAGGTTCCATTTCTAACTATAACTACAGCTGTGCCATCTACTTCAATATGTTCTAAAATTGTACCACCATAAGCTGGTCTAGTATATATAACTTTACCATCAGTTTTATCCATTCCTATTACGTCACTTACAAATCCTAATTCCATACGTCCTGCAATGCGTGGTGCAATATCTTTAGCCAGTGCTGTATTTGCAAGTAGAAGAATATCTGGGTTTTGCTGCGTAACCATTTGTGATAAAACTTCTGTCAAAGTGTCGCAGTCTGTAGAAGCTTCTGTAAAAATAACTGGAATTCCAAAAGTTGCTACTGTATCTGCCAAAGCCCTGTTACCTACTATAATAGCTGTTCCTTCTGCATCTAATGCTTTTACTGCACTTATCAATTCAAGACTTCCGCCTAATACTTTTTCTCCATCTGTTTCAATAAACAATAATGCTTTCATAATTTCGTTTTCCCCCTTAATTAGATTGTTTTATCTTTTTTCATTTGCTCAATAGCAGCACTTACTGCTAGCGACGCATCTTTCTCATGGATCTTGATACCAGCCTCTTTCTTAGGAGGTTCAACATATTCAATACAACGTACTTTTGATTGTTTTACCTCTCCAATTTCTGCTGCACTGTAAGTTGGAATGATTGCCTTACGACTTGCCATCTTAGTTCTAATACTAGGATAACGTGGATCATAATTTGGTTTACTTACTGTAACTACAGCTGGAGATTCTATAGAAACTATATTATATCCTTCTTCAGTTTCTTGATGAACTTCCATGCCACCATCTTTCAAATTGATTTCAATTGCACTACTAACGAAACTTGTTTTCAATTTTTCAGCAAGTATTGCTCCTACCTGACCAGTAATTTCATCTGTGGATTCCTTTCCACAAAGAATTAAATCAAATTTTTCACCCTTATCTTTTTCAATTTTATGAATAGCATCTGCCAAAACATCCGCTGTGGAAGTACCATCTAAATCTGCATATAAATCATCTTTTACAGAGAATGCTTCTTTAGCTCCTACAGAAAGACAATTTTTTAATGTATTTAAAGAATCATCTGCTCCAACATTTAACACACTAACATTTCCTCCATTAGCTTCTATAAAACGAACTGCTAACTCTAATGCATATGTGTCAAATGCATTTGCTACCAAACTTACTCCATTTAAATTAGGTTTTTTCGTCTTATTATCCAAATGGATTTCAATAGAATCATCTGGAACTTGCTTTACACATAAAATAATATTCATACTTTCCCTCTCCTTTACACTTTTACTTTATTAAATCGTTTTCTTGATAGAAAAATTGCATATTAAATTTTTTATAAAGAACCATTTTATATAAATTGATTTGATTAATTTTTATAGAAATATTATTAGATGGTAGTATGGTACTACCACTTTATTTAATCTTATCACAATATTTAAAACAACTCAATGATTTATACAATTTTCTTTATTTCATAATTTGGGCATAACGATCTAACCCTGCTATACTAACCACGACTGGTTCAATTGATTTTCTTACTTCTTCGGAGCAGCCAGCATACAAGTGAATAAATTCAATATAAGATATCGCCAATATCTACAAAAGACATTGACGATATTCCCTGCTTTATTCACAAACTTTTCCTGGATTTAATATATTTTTAGGATCAAATGCTAATTTTATATTTTTCATAAGTCCTACATACACAGGTCCTAATTGTTCTAACATATATGTTTTTTTTGCAAATCCAATACCATGTTCTCCTGATACTAAACCTTTGAGTTCCCTTGATTTGCTGTACATTGCTTCAAATACTTCTGCAATTTTTTTATCCCATACTTCATCCGTAAGATCATCTTTTAGCACATATACATGTAAGTTACCATCACCTGCATGACCAAAACTTCTTATCCTTATATTAAATTCCTTTTGAAGTTCATTAGTGTAATTAATGAACTTGGCAACCATATTCCTTGGAACAACAACGTCACATTCATCCATATAAGTTGTTGTTGCTTTAACTGCTTCAAGAAAAGCTCCTCTTGCAGACCAAACAGCTTCTTTTCTCTCATCTGTATCCGTTATAAATACATCAAGAGCACCTTGCTCTAGGCAAATATTAGCTACACCTTCATAAGCTTTTTCTATTTCTTCTATAGTATTACCGTCAAAAGTTAATAAAAGATATGCATCTGAAGAATTATCTGGGAACTTTTTACCAAGGAATTCTTCAGCAGCAAGAATAACTTCTCTTTGCATAAATTCTATAGCAGTTGGAGCTGCTTTTGATTTAACTATTAAAGGAACTGTGTTTATTGCCATATCAAGATTAGGGAAAGGTATTAATAATGATACCGCTTTCTTTGGTAGTGGTAATAGTCTTAATATTATTTTCGTAACTATCCCAAGGGTTCCCTCAGAACCACATATTAAATCTTTTATGCTGTAACCAGTAGAATTCTTAACTACCTTTCCTCCAACTTCAAGTATTTCTCCACTTGGAAGCACTACTTCAAGTCCTCTTATATAATCCCTTGTAACTCCGTACTTAACCGCTCTCATTCCACCTGCATTAGTATTTATATTACCAGCAATTGTTGCTGATTTTTCTCCTGGATCTGGTGGATAAAATAGATCAAACTCTTCAACATATTTACTTATCTCCATTAGAAGTACACCTGGCTCGAGTGTTAACATTAAGTTTTCTTCATCAATTTCAAGTATTTTATTCATCCTAGACATATTAATCATTATTCCGCCGAATATTGGAACTGATGCTCCAACTAGTCCTGTTCCTGAACCTCTTGCTACAACGGGAATAACATTATCAGATGCATATTTCATGATTTTTGACACTTCATCAGTTGTAAGAACCTCAACTAATACTTCTGGCATTTTACTTATTCCACCCATCTCATCATGACTGAAATCATCGTTTATATCATCACCAGTAAACACTCTATCTTTTCCTAATATAGACACTAAAAACTCTATATCCTTACCATCAAGTTTTTTGTAACTCATAAGATTACCTCCCCGATTTTAACTATTATATTTTACGCTTCTTTAATTATCAAGTTTGGTGCTTAAGTATCGTTAGAAATTAACGAATACAATATTCAGCTCCTGAGTTTTTAATATTTTGGATCAATTGAGGAACTATTTCATATATGTCTCCCACTATTCCATAATGAGCTACATTAAATATCGATGCATTGGGATCTTTATTTATTGCAAATATACGCTCTGAACTGTTCATTCCGGCTGTAAACTGAACTGCACCTGAAATTCCAAGAGCTATTATTAATTTAGGTTTAACTGTTCTTCCAGATAGACCAATTTGTTTTTTAGCATCAATCCAACCAGCTTCAATTGTTGGTCTTGTTCCAGCTACTTGGGCATTAAGTAAGTCTGCAAGTTCCTGTATCATAACAAGATCTTTTTCTGACTTTAACGCTCTTCCAACTGCAATAATTACCTCTGCATCTGAAATGTTTTCTTCAACTTCTTTTTTAGTAACCTTTAACACCTCAATGTTAGATCTTAATTTTGCCCTATCTATTTCACAAATTGTAATTTTACCTTTCTCATCACAATTTTTTTCAGGAGCATTCATGACTTTATACCTTACTGTAGACATTTGTGGTCTTGTATTTGGACATATAATTTGAGCCATAATATTACCACCAAAAGCTGGTCTTATCTGCACAAGGTCCGTATTTTCTTTCATCTTAAGTATTGTACAGTCAGCAGTAAGTCCGGTTCTAAATCTTGCTGCAACTCTTGGAGCAAGTGATCTACCAATAGTTGTTGCACCAACAAGTAATGATGATGGCTTTACCTTATTTACAAAATCTTCGAATGCTGCAGTATAAGGTTCTATCCTAAAATCCTTAAGCTCTTCGTAATCGTATACAAATACTTCATCAACACCATAATGTAATAATTCTTTTGCTTTCTCTTTTATGTTGTGGCCAATGAAAACACAATATACTGGGAAATTAACAACTGCTGCAAGTTCTCTCGCTTTTCCAATAAGTTCCATTGTTACAGGATGTATAACTCCTTCTACATGATCAACATATACTCCTATACCCTTCCATAAACTCTTATCAACTTGAACTGCCTTCGTTTCAAGAAATTCCATTACTCCGGTTGGACCTTTTTTGACACAAATCTTACACATTTTACATCCTGCATTAACTTCTATTTTTCCATCGTTATATTCAATAGCACCAAAAGGACAAACCTTTACTAGTTCTTTAGCAACTGATTCATTTACTTTCTCTTGGTGACAAATTAATTTACTCATTAGAATTCCACCCTTCTTATATAATTTAATTCATTATACGAATTTTAATTCTTTAAGTTTTGTTGCCATTTTTAAACTAAGTTCTGCACCGCTACCTGTCCATGTTTCACGATCATTATTTACATCTGGTGGGAATATTCGTTCAACTTGTGTTGGTGAACCATTAAGTCCATATTTTTTTTCATCTTTATCTTCAAAATCATTTAATGTTATCATTTTTATTTCTCTATCTTTTGTAGCTATTTTTTTCCTATAAGACGGAAGCCTTGGTTGATATATATCTTTGTCTACAGTTAAAAGACATGGGAATTGTATCTCAGCTACTTCTATAGTATTTGCCATATCCATCTCTACAACAATTGATTTTTCCTTCAATTCTATTATTTTTAAGACGTTTGCAATATGTGGAATATTTAGGTATTCAGCCATTTCTGGTCCTACTTGTGCAGTATCACCATCAGTTGTTTGCTTTCCACATAATATAAGATCAAATTTACCCATTTTTCTTACCCCTTGGGAAATTGTATAAGATGTAGCTAGAACATCTGCTCCTGCAAACTTTCTATCGGAAATTAGTGCACCTTCGTCTGCTCCCATCATATATGCTTCGCGAATAACATCCTTTGCTTGAGGGGGTCCCATAGTTATAACTTTAATTAGTCCACCCTTTTGCTCCTTAATTTTAAGAGCTGTTTCTAATGCAAACAAATCGAAAGGATTCATTTTAGAATCTACACCATCTCTTTTTAAAACTCCTGTAACTGGATCCACTTCAACATTTGAAGTACCTGGAACTTGTTTTATACAAACTAAAATTTCCATATATTTATTCCTCCTACATTTTGTATAGAGATTTATGATTTATCACTGGTAGTATGGTCTGACCTTCTATGGATTAATAGTAACACACTATTTAGAATATTTCTATAATTGTTAAGTAGTTAACAATGTTTATTTTTTTTATTATAAAATTAAAGGTGAGAGCAATATTCGTTATTGCCCTCACCCATGATTTTATAATAATATTATATTGTCCTTTCGCTCTTATACTTATTTGCAAAATCTAAATGTTCTCTCATTGCTTTTCTGGCATCTGAGGAACTATGTCTTTCCATCGCTAAATATATCTCATTATGTTGAGAAAAAAGAATTTCTTTATTTCCTTCATGAACTATTATTAATTTTCTTGCATCCTTTATAAAATGATCTACAAGTGTTGAAACTGTTTTAAGAATATCAAAAATTAAAACATTACCCGAGCATTCTGCAATCTTATAATGAAATTTTTTATCTATTTCAGAATTAATATCTTCATCATCACAATTTATAAATTTTTGTGTAAGCTCCTTAAGCTCTATTAATTGTTCATCCGTTATTCTCTTTGAAGCAAGGCCTGCAGCCTCAACCTCCATAATCTTTCTGAGCTCCCATATCTCTTCTTGATTACTTCCCTCTAACATAAACATAATTGATAGTGGTTCAAATAAATTATCCTGAAAACTTGCCTTTATATAACTTCCTTCCCCTTGTCTGCAATCTATAAGTCCAATGACTTCTAATGCCCGAAGAGCCTCCCGAATCGAAGCCCTACTCACTTCTAATTGTTGCACTAAACTTCTCTCTGAAGGTAGTTTATCACCTTTTTTAAGCATACCTTGATCAATCATATTCTTTATTTGGTCAATTACTTGTTCGTAAA
This window of the Clostridium estertheticum genome carries:
- a CDS encoding FAD-binding oxidoreductase — protein: MVKYNQLTEELILQLQGAAPGHILTGDDINEDYSHDEMPIYGKKAPQVVFIAHSTEEVAAVVKICNENKIPVTPRGAGTGLAGGAVPLLGGVLIDITKMNKILSYDLENFVVHVEAGVLLKDLAEDCAKQGLLYAPDPGEKLACLGGNVATNAGGMRAVKYGATRDYVRAMTVVLPTGEITKFGATVSKTSSGYSLLNLMIGSEGTLGIITELTLKTIVAPKEVASLIIPFENLDDCISAVPKFKMEHMNPQALEFMEREIVLCSERYIGKSVFPQVINGVTANAYLLVTLDASSEDELNDLIEQASEIVLEAGAIDVLVADTPSKIKDAWAARSSFLDAILAETKLLDECDVVVPINKIASYLAFANKVGEECGLTIKSFGHAGDGNLHIYQCSNDLDEAEFKIRVEKFFDIIYKEAIDCGGLVSGEHGIGSGKISYLEECVGKVNMELMKGIKKTFDPNSIMNPGKVCSPIDGVN
- a CDS encoding electron transfer flavoprotein subunit alpha/FixB family protein, which gives rise to MKALLFIETDGEKVLGGSLELISAVKALDAEGTAIIVGNRALADTVATFGIPVIFTEASTDCDTLTEVLSQMVTQQNPDILLLANTALAKDIAPRIAGRMELGFVSDVIGMDKTDGKVIYTRPAYGGTILEHIEVDGTAVVIVRNGTFSKPEAASNAGVTEKKIEIPASVVRAKIIDTVKDICETVNLEEAQVIVSGGRGMGNVENFKLVEELARVLGGEVGATRPAIEDGWICRTHQVGQSGKIVAPKLYIACGLSGATQHTSGMTGAKYIVAINKDEEAPIFEIADISIIGNVNEILPVMIEEMKKVKAK
- a CDS encoding electron transfer flavoprotein subunit beta/FixA family protein, which codes for MNIILCVKQVPDDSIEIHLDNKTKKPNLNGVSLVANAFDTYALELAVRFIEANGGNVSVLNVGADDSLNTLKNCLSVGAKEAFSVKDDLYADLDGTSTADVLADAIHKIEKDKGEKFDLILCGKESTDEITGQVGAILAEKLKTSFVSSAIEINLKDGGMEVHQETEEGYNIVSIESPAVVTVSKPNYDPRYPSIRTKMASRKAIIPTYSAAEIGEVKQSKVRCIEYVEPPKKEAGIKIHEKDASLAVSAAIEQMKKDKTI
- a CDS encoding FAD-binding oxidoreductase, with protein sequence MSYKKLDGKDIEFLVSILGKDRVFTGDDINDDFSHDEMGGISKMPEVLVEVLTTDEVSKIMKYASDNVIPVVARGSGTGLVGASVPIFGGIMINMSRMNKILEIDEENLMLTLEPGVLLMEISKYVEEFDLFYPPDPGEKSATIAGNINTNAGGMRAVKYGVTRDYIRGLEVVLPSGEILEVGGKVVKNSTGYSIKDLICGSEGTLGIVTKIILRLLPLPKKAVSLLIPFPNLDMAINTVPLIVKSKAAPTAIEFMQREVILAAEEFLGKKFPDNSSDAYLLLTFDGNTIEEIEKAYEGVANICLEQGALDVFITDTDERKEAVWSARGAFLEAVKATTTYMDECDVVVPRNMVAKFINYTNELQKEFNIRIRSFGHAGDGNLHVYVLKDDLTDEVWDKKIAEVFEAMYSKSRELKGLVSGEHGIGFAKKTYMLEQLGPVYVGLMKNIKLAFDPKNILNPGKVCE
- a CDS encoding electron transfer flavoprotein subunit alpha, which encodes MSKLICHQEKVNESVAKELVKVCPFGAIEYNDGKIEVNAGCKMCKICVKKGPTGVMEFLETKAVQVDKSLWKGIGVYVDHVEGVIHPVTMELIGKARELAAVVNFPVYCVFIGHNIKEKAKELLHYGVDEVFVYDYEELKDFRIEPYTAAFEDFVNKVKPSSLLVGATTIGRSLAPRVAARFRTGLTADCTILKMKENTDLVQIRPAFGGNIMAQIICPNTRPQMSTVRYKVMNAPEKNCDEKGKITICEIDRAKLRSNIEVLKVTKKEVEENISDAEVIIAVGRALKSEKDLVMIQELADLLNAQVAGTRPTIEAGWIDAKKQIGLSGRTVKPKLIIALGISGAVQFTAGMNSSERIFAINKDPNASIFNVAHYGIVGDIYEIVPQLIQNIKNSGAEYCIR
- a CDS encoding electron transfer flavoprotein subunit beta/FixA family protein, producing the protein MEILVCIKQVPGTSNVEVDPVTGVLKRDGVDSKMNPFDLFALETALKIKEQKGGLIKVITMGPPQAKDVIREAYMMGADEGALISDRKFAGADVLATSYTISQGVRKMGKFDLILCGKQTTDGDTAQVGPEMAEYLNIPHIANVLKIIELKEKSIVVEMDMANTIEVAEIQFPCLLTVDKDIYQPRLPSYRKKIATKDREIKMITLNDFEDKDEKKYGLNGSPTQVERIFPPDVNNDRETWTGSGAELSLKMATKLKELKFV
- a CDS encoding FadR/GntR family transcriptional regulator codes for the protein MFSPIKSTKVYEQVIDQIKNMIDQGMLKKGDKLPSERSLVQQLEVSRASIREALRALEVIGLIDCRQGEGSYIKASFQDNLFEPLSIMFMLEGSNQEEIWELRKIMEVEAAGLASKRITDEQLIELKELTQKFINCDDEDINSEIDKKFHYKIAECSGNVLIFDILKTVSTLVDHFIKDARKLIIVHEGNKEILFSQHNEIYLAMERHSSSDARKAMREHLDFANKYKSERTI